The Magnolia sinica isolate HGM2019 chromosome 9, MsV1, whole genome shotgun sequence genome contains a region encoding:
- the LOC131255750 gene encoding uncharacterized protein LOC131255750 isoform X1, protein MLFYSRKLRRTYWKLDIQEMTLDMKIHLNQSLLTSPNTGEQHMCSQQPLLTDSFDSVHSSLPPGFATLLTSCSTENLKEASEPMETDFMSQIMQRYLLDSFD, encoded by the exons ATGCTTTTCTATTCCAGGAAACTTCGAAGAACATATTGGAAATTGGATATCCAAGAGATGACACTGGATATGAAAATTCACCTCAATCAGAGTCTATTGACCTCCCCCAATACAGGCGAGCAACACATGTGTTCGCAGCAACCATTACTCACCGACAGCTTTGATTCTGTTCACTCATCTTTACCTCCTGGCTTTGCCACACTACTGACAAGTTGTTCAACAGAAAATTTGAAAG AGGCATCCGAACCAATGGAAACAGATTTCATGTCCCAAATCATG CAGAGATACTTGTTGGATTCTTTTGATTAA
- the LOC131255750 gene encoding uncharacterized protein LOC131255750 isoform X2, whose product MLFYSRKLRRTYWKLDIQEMTLDMKIHLNQSLLTSPNTGEQHMCSQQPLLTDSFDSVHSSLPPGFATLLTSCSTENLKEASEPMETDFMSQIMRYLLDSFD is encoded by the exons ATGCTTTTCTATTCCAGGAAACTTCGAAGAACATATTGGAAATTGGATATCCAAGAGATGACACTGGATATGAAAATTCACCTCAATCAGAGTCTATTGACCTCCCCCAATACAGGCGAGCAACACATGTGTTCGCAGCAACCATTACTCACCGACAGCTTTGATTCTGTTCACTCATCTTTACCTCCTGGCTTTGCCACACTACTGACAAGTTGTTCAACAGAAAATTTGAAAG AGGCATCCGAACCAATGGAAACAGATTTCATGTCCCAAATCATG AGATACTTGTTGGATTCTTTTGATTAA
- the LOC131255748 gene encoding sister chromatid cohesion protein PDS5 homolog A-like, producing the protein MLSWSICCPLPFICCSSEQICVASYSPLGRCFWSSCLDQANEEKSWLADDKVLTHFESLKFENTETVHTDVGKDEKGLEDSDIEGAELPLGKIMKRLKSQRTKNKKVVRKHSTVEGNNAENDVDILGTSRKIKLDNQERATNLQYGKLGNGHEHFITRETANQNGKKKSSESRKKKKRKTSDVFSTPVPTCKRSPFGKDTRRQSHPRNSVKGLGKASRASSNSIGIFSMQSLEMDEELQDWSEVKLSKEKSKAEPTESDFLLSLSPTTKTSSRRKKKGIVQHLNGMGDSETLGHEPEESSLLVENDEKNSVGNFKSPMGANKKRKRRSIAKLAKATSLVSCLYNQFAVVLSHFVSIMK; encoded by the exons ATGTTGTCTTGGAGTATCTGCTGCCCGTTGCCGTTCATTTGCTGCTCTTCAGAGCAGATCTGCGTTGCATCCTACAGTCCATTGGGACGCTGCTTTTGGTCTTCTTGCTTGGATCAG GCCAACGAAGAGAAGTCATGGTTGGCGGATGACAAAGTCTTGACTCATTTTGAATCACTCAAGTTTGAAAACACAGAAACA GTTCATACTGACGTTGGCAAAGATGAGAAGGGTTTAGAAGATAGTGATATAGAGGGGGCTGAATTGCCTTTAGGGAAGATAATGAAACGTCTGAAATCTCAGAGAACGAAGAACAAGAAAGTAGTGAGAAAACATTCGACTGTTGAGGGAAATAATGCAGAAAATGATGTTGATATTTTGGGAACTTCaaggaaaataaaattagatAATCAGGAAAGAGCCACGAACTTGCAATATGGCAAGTTGGGCAATGGTCACGAGCACTTTATAACTAGAGAAACAGCTAATCAAAATGGCAAAAAGAAATCTTCTGAATcacggaaaaagaaaaagagaaaaaccaGTGATGTATTTTCTACACCAGTTCCAACATGCAAGAGATCACCTTTTGGTAAGGACACTCGTAGGCAGTCTCATCCGAGGAATTCTGTTAAGGGCCTTGGCAAAGCTTCAAGAGCAAGTTCAAATAGCATTGGAATTTTCTCCATGCAATCTCTTGAAATGGATGAAGAGCTCCAGGATTGGTCAGAAGTAAAATTATCCAAGGAGAAAAGCAAGGCAGAGCCCACAGAGTCGGACTTTTTGCTATCACTATCGCCAACAACTAAAACCTCGTCAAGACGTAAAAAGAAAGGCATTGTGCAACATTTGAATGGCATGGGTGATTCAGAAACTCTCGGCCATGAGCCAGAG GAGTCCTCTTTGCTGGTGGAAAATGATGAAAAGAACTCGGTTGGTAATTTCAAGAGCCCCATGGGTGCTAACAAAAAGCGTAAAAGACGAAGTATTGCCAAATTGGCAAAGGCAACTTCTTTAGTTTCTTGTCTTTATAATCAATTTGCAGTGGTTCTGTCCCATTTTGTCTCCATAATGAAGTAG